The genomic window ATGCTCTCTATCGCGCCCATAACGGAACCGCCGAGCAACTTCCCGGTACCGAGGACCTCCATCAGGTAGCTCGGCATTATCGGCATTATCATCTCGCTGCTCATGTCGTTGAGGAAGCTGACGATTCCAAGTAAGAAGACGTTCCAGCTTATTCCGAATATCTTCTTCTCCCTTTCCTCCATCCCTTATTCCCCCAGCAGTTCCGTGCAGAGCTCCTTCAACCTTTCCCTGCCCTCGTCTAGGGTTTTCCGGCCGATTTTCGTTATCTCGTAGACCCTAACCCGTCTCCCGCCCCGGACCTCCCAGTGGCTCTTAAGGAGGCCTTCCTTCTCAAGGGCGTGGAGGAGGGGATATATGGTTCCAGGGCTGACGTGGTAACCGTGTCGCTCAAGTTCTTTCATCAGAAACGAGCCGGTAACCCCTTCGCTCGCGTGGTGGAGTATGTGCAGGGTGAGAAAATCTCGGTACTTCATATCTAACACCGATATCGAAATACGATATTTTGGTTTAAAAAATTTTGGCTCATTCGAGCACGTGCTTCTCTAGGACGTAGCAGTGGAAAATGCCTTCAAAGACCTTCTCGCTCCTCTCGTTGAAGACCTCTGCATTTACGATTTTCTTCCTCCGGGGGGACGTTCCGTCCCTCACACCCCCTCCAGACTCTTCTATAACCTCTGCTTTGGCTATCAGCTTTTCACCGACCTTAACTGGCTTCAGGAACTTCACTTCAGCCTTCCCGAGCACGACCGTTGGCTCGTTCACAGCGAGCATTGCCGCGTAGTCGGCTAAGCCGAAGGTGAAGCCCCCGTGAACCAGCCCGTACTCATCGACGGCCATCTCTTCAGTCGTCTCCAGAAGGACTTCCGCGTAGTTCTTCTCGATTTTCACGGGCTTTCCAACCAATCTTTTGGAGGCCAGCCTGTGAGTCC from Thermococcus sp. MAR1 includes these protein-coding regions:
- a CDS encoding PadR family transcriptional regulator is translated as MKYRDFLTLHILHHASEGVTGSFLMKELERHGYHVSPGTIYPLLHALEKEGLLKSHWEVRGGRRVRVYEITKIGRKTLDEGRERLKELCTELLGE
- a CDS encoding PaaI family thioesterase — protein: MEQRTHRLASKRLVGKPVKIEKNYAEVLLETTEEMAVDEYGLVHGGFTFGLADYAAMLAVNEPTVVLGKAEVKFLKPVKVGEKLIAKAEVIEESGGGVRDGTSPRRKKIVNAEVFNERSEKVFEGIFHCYVLEKHVLE